A region of the Chelmon rostratus isolate fCheRos1 chromosome 1, fCheRos1.pri, whole genome shotgun sequence genome:
AGGGTTGGGGTTATATTACAAAGGGTAATCACATCTGTGAAAATAGTTAATAAAGGTTCCCACAAAACTACATTTTGGCACAAGCAGGTTAAGGAAGGGCAGCTTAAAAACTGACAAGTTTATACTGCTAAGGAAAGAAACCAGGCCAGAAAGATTAGAAGTATTTGATTGGAAAAATATAACTTAATCAGAGCAATAAACAGAAAGCATAAGGCACCGTTTCAAATcatgtgatgatgaaaaaacTGGTAAACAATgtaaagcagagcagcacagcgTAGATCGCCTGCATCATGGGGACAGACGTGCTGATATGTTGTCCTGAAGATACTACCGGCGACCACTTCCATGTCTTGAGCTAAAACCAAGAATAAGAAAAGTTGATATAAACATATGCATGAATTACCTGCCTGTGACTGTATTACGGATTATGAATGCTCATGAGAAAACTTGGAAAAGCGAGTTATTACATAATTGTAAAATACAAAAGCATATGCAAATACCCAGGATAGGGAGGAGGTGGTGCGTCATGCTGTCCACTTCTAGCGATTGCCTGCTCATAGGACGGTAGCCCTGGGGGGTCGACTGCCTCCATAGGGGGTGGGGGTCCAGGTGGGAGCACAGGTTGTAAGGACACCTCTTCTAGCCGTCGCATTATTAGAGAAGCATTACTCCTCCTCGGCCGCACCCGAATTGAGCTGTAAGAGGAGTGTAGACATATATATCATGTCATTCATATGTGACCTTTTTCAGTTATATTCTTCTCAAACAACTGTGAACCACACATTGCTTTCATATGTACAGGACATTGATAGATACAGGACAAGAGTAGCATCAAATTACACTGTGAAAACCTGAGTTGCATATGAAAATGTCCAGACTCTGAAATATTATTTGTGTTAGTATAGATGGTGTCACTTTGTTGAAGTACGTGGGTTAATAGTGCAAAAGAGTTGTGCTGTAGTTTGTAGCCTTGGAGGTACCTCAGCTAAAAGGTGGCAGTAGTCCTATATACTTAAAAGTGTGCAGGAATAATGTAGCTTCCATTAATAGCAATAAGGACCCTCTCACTCACTTGGTACGGCTAAGGTCATCTTTGCATTTGCCTTGACAGAAATACCAGATCAGCAGGCCGACGATAACAAGGACCACGCCACCAGCGATCAGTCCTACCAGGAGAGATGTCACATCAACCCGACCACGCTTGTCCTTGTCTGTGGATCATCGGCAGCCAAAGTGAGGAACTGGACAGCACTGAGCTTGTTTGGCATTATGACAGTATAAAATGTAACCGCCTGAATATCACAGGGCAGTTCCTCTTTTTCATCCAATACTGATTCTTTACTTTGAGAGCTGATGTAGTCTGATTTTCGTACAGTTACTAGACCTTTTCAGGGTTTTGCGCTCATCACTAGTGCAAAATACGTGAGAGTTGCAGAGGTAATTTCCACGGTTGGAATTTGGTCAACACATTGGGTTGCAGCAATCATTCTCCAAGTTTCACAAGTGGGGAAACAGGTTTTGAAAGCACCAGTAACATAATTATCCTGGCTGCAGGCAAGGCACAGGTATTCCtaaacagcacacactgcatCTGTGCACTACTTTGTTCATTATATTTGAAGTCTAATTTGATCTGAGCAACAAATTGAGgtatttaaatctctctcttaCCTGCAGTGTATTTCTTCCAAAAGTCATCCTGCAAAACAACACATGATTAGGATTTGGTGAACTTAGAATGCTGTGAGGCCTCCTGCCCCCTCCGTGCTCATGAAGCGACTGGACAGCATCACTTAACTGTGGCCGGGATGTTCTCAAAGACCTCCCTCGCCTCCTCGTAATTGCAGACTTCTTCATAACACTCTCTTTCCAGATTTCCAGGGACGAAGATCTCAAAGTCAAACCGGTTGAACAGCAGATGGCGACCCAGGAACGAATTTGCCTCCCCGTCATCTACAAACACTGGGAAGCGCGTCCGAACAGGTGAATAAAAGGGAAACCGATAGAAAAGCTGACTGGAGCGGGAGGGCAGAGGGTGGGTTAGTCTGTTTATTCACTGCAGCATCTCACCTTCTTGGTCCTGTGATCCTTCATGCGTGGACAGTAGCCTCCTCACACAGGTCAGATCTCCACAGGACAGGAGTTGGAGGAGTATGAACAGATGAAGCAACATGGTCACGCGTGCACTTGCGCGCGGATAGCGGGTGTGGCATTAATTGGCGTCACAGAGGGCAGAGTACCATTAACAACACACCAAGCTCCTCAAACGGCTATGTGTACGCCTTTCTTTGACCAGACAGCACCGGATACCTGTAGTTTACATTACCTATGAAGAAAAGTGGCACTTCACGATGGGCAGAGTCCAGCGCTGACTAAATAAGACTTATGTTAGAGGAGCGGCAGGTTCGTGTCCCAGTCGCGACGCTGATGCGATGAATCAGGAAACGCTCAGCGACAGTCACGAACAACAGCCGTGTTTAGCAACTTCTTCTGAAAAACTTTAACGCGGCTCATCCTTCAAAGGCAAAATACAGTGAAGTGTAGCCGTGGCAGTCTCTGAAACCCCCCCGAGAAAGTTCTGGAAGGTTAAAAGAATAAAGGTTTTGTTTACTCCCAACAGACGTGGCCTCAGCTCTCCCGACACTACCTGCGCAGACTCAACCAATCGATCACGCTTACCTGGATAATATGATCAGTTATGTAAATCAGAGTGGACGCTAGATGGCGGCTGAAACCACGAAAGTGAAAGTGCTTTCACAGAGGTTTTTACATGGGATTACACACGCATCCGACTGCTGACTCTGAGTCACCAAATCATTTTTAGGCCTTTGCTGTTGATCATTTGAAAGCAGTTTTCAGTGACTTACTGAGTTTATTACTGACATATGTTTTTATAGCTTGTTTAATTGCTGCAATGAAAGACAtttgctcaaaaaaaaaaagagcagcagctaaaacgtaaaggaaaggaggaaatatCCTGTTTTGTACTAAAAGGACCAAACACAGTCCAACAAAAatttatgaataatttattCTAATAATAAGACTTTTTTCCACACACTATCTCAACACACTAGCTGTGAATATATGTATTGTATGAGGTTGATGCTGTAGTTTTTACATGgtactaaacaataaacatattttaacaCTTGTGCTACCATGCAACAGATGCAGTAGGCCCTTAACTCTTAATCTGAACTCTTTTCCACtgaacacactgacatcatgcTTTTGTGACATATGTTTAGTCATTTTGCTTGTGGTTGAGATTGCCAGCTAAGCTTTGATGAGATTTAAAGGGTCATTTGACTTGAATGACCCTTTAAAGGAACAAATGACCTAATTTAGCCtaaacatgtctttttcatGTTTACAATGTTGTATCTTCAATTCAAATGGGTGGGCGCAAATTACTGTTGTAGCACGATGCTATCTTTGATCTTTGCATCAGCACTCTTTGAAAAGCACGAAACGTCCTCTCTCATGATTTCTCAGTAGCTCAGGGGCTGGTTCACTATTTACAGGCCTTGTTTGGGAAAAGGCTCTGTAATCGGCTCTGGAGTCATTTTGACAGAGAAGAGGCATTTGTGATAATATACATGTGGCTTGCCTTCCTGCCCCAAGGAATGGTGACTATAGCAACTTCAGAgacaacacaaactgcaaaacacacagcaagcaGCGAAGATAAAGTTTCCGATTCTGCCTGGCAAACCATCCTCCATGATAGTGTTTATGTTTCGCACTCTCCATGTAAATACACGTATCTGCCTCTGAGCCTCTGGGCCTCTTGGCCAGTGTTTATGTAAAGCAGAGATAGGATGCAATTGAACACTATCTAGCTGACTACTGGATGGTGCTAATTGAAGGGTAGTGAGAGCCCCTCTCTTGTTCTTGGCTACATCTCTGGATACTGTCAGAGTCTTACATTTTCCCAGAGGAATGTTGATATGAAGAAACGTGgtgaagaaaatgagaaactCTAGACTTTATCTACAGGGTGATGTCAGATGATAATGCCACCTTAGACCACATACTACCATATCAATGTTCTAATGATTAATAATGCCTCACTGCTGGGGAATTCATGTGGTTCTGCATCATCTCACACCACGGTGTTTGTGCTCAAACACAGTGGATTGTGACCAGTGGTGGAACAACTAATCAGACTTTAGTAAAAGCACCAAaaccacaatgtgaaaatactctattacaagtaaaagtcctgcttaagtaaaagtacaacaagGTCAACAAAGGAAGCAAAGTGCTCATTGTGGAGAACAAATGGCAGCTGACTGACATATTATATATTACAATATTGCATTTTTCATACTGACGAATCAAtgtcaaagcagcattttactgctgtagctggttgaggtggagctacaCTCCACATACAGTAAGGTAGTTT
Encoded here:
- the prrg4 gene encoding transmembrane gamma-carboxyglutamic acid protein 4, whose protein sequence is MLLHLFILLQLLSCGDLTCVRRLLSTHEGSQDQEVFVDDGEANSFLGRHLLFNRFDFEIFVPGNLERECYEEVCNYEEAREVFENIPATDDFWKKYTADKDKRGRVDVTSLLVGLIAGGVVLVIVGLLIWYFCQGKCKDDLSRTNSIRVRPRRSNASLIMRRLEEVSLQPVLPPGPPPPMEAVDPPGLPSYEQAIARSGQHDAPPPPYPGSRHGSGRR